From Novipirellula caenicola:
GTTTGGCGGGATGTATGCGGTGATTGGCACCGATTTTATTCAAAGTTTGATCATTTTGGTCGGACTGGTGGTGGTCGCCATCGCAGTCCTTGTCAAAATCGACATTGCGGATGTGCACGAAAAATTAACACTGGACCGACCGATGTTGTTGTGGGTCTTATTTCCAGCCGCTTTGATGTCGCTTTTCAACAATATGTTGTTTAGTTTTGGCGAAATCTTTCACAGCAATGTGTGGTGGAGCCGCGCGTTTGCGATGCGAGAAGGCGTTGGCCCCAAGGCGTACGCACTCGGTGGGCTATTGTGGTTGCCCGTCCCGATCCTTGCTGGTTTCCTCGGCTTGGCGGCTCCCACCCTTGGCATCGGCGTCAGCCAGCCTGATACGGTCGGCCCATTGGTGGCCGCGACGCTATTGGGGTGGGGCGGTGCCTTGTTGGTCTTTGTTATCGTTTTCTGTTCGTTGGCATCAAGTATCGACAGTTTGTTAGCAGCCACTTCGGACTTGATCGTCAATGACGTTGTCGAGCGTTGGTCGCCTCACCCGTTGTCGGACACCGCCAAGCGGCGTTATTCGGCGATCAGCATTGTGCTGCTTGGCGTGTTGTCGTGGTCCTTTGCGTGGCCGAACATGGGGACGCTGGCGACGGTTTTGTTCTTTGCCGGACCGATGGTGGGCAGTTGCATTTGGCCGATCGTTGGCGGTCTGTATTTTCGACGCCCCAGTGCCGCAGCCGCTTGCAGCGCCATGGTCTCGGGCAGTATCGTCGGCTTGGCTGCGTATCAATGGATCGGATGGTTTGTTGGATCGTTGGTCGGTGCAGCGGTATCCGGACTCGTCTTTGGTTTGGTCACCCTGTTCGCGCCCGACAATTTTCAGTTTGAACGACTTTCGACTCTCGATGACGACCAAGGTGTCGTTGACGCGGCAGAGACACGCCAACCGGTGGGAGCGAATTCCTGATGATGTTTTCCGTCTCTTTTCTACAATGGCTCGTCGTGGGCGCGTTGGTGCTTTGCAGCATTGGGGCGATCATGCTTGTCGCGTTTTTGTTCTTCGATTCTCGTGGTAAGAAAATATGGTGAAGAACGTGAGCACCGATACAAACACAAACTCTCAATCTCTTCGCATGACAACGGATGTGGCGATGAACTCCAAAGGAATGCAATTGTGTCCCGGCGACCTGCTTCAAACGAGCGACGGCAAGATTGACCGCGAAGCACTCAAGGCACTCGCGGGACAATCGATTTTGAACCCACGGCAATTCGATCGCCGTACCGTCATCGCGATCGCTCAACTGGCCGCGGTGCTGGAAATGCGAAACGTTGAAATCGACAAACCGCTCGATGGCAAAATTGCCATCACCGCCTTTTTCGAAGCCAGCACACGCACCCGTTTGTCGTTCGAAAGCGCGGTGCAGCGACTCGACGGCAAAGTGTTGTCGGTACCCGATGGCCAAGTCACGGGCGTGGCCAAGGGTGAATCGCTTGCCGATATCGGCGAGATGTTCAATACCTATGGCGACGTGGTCATCATGCGACATCCCGAGACCAACAGCATGGACGAGATTCGTCGCAACTTGCAGCGACCGCTGATCAATGCAGGCAATGGCTCTGGCCACCATCCGACGCAAGCGCTGATCGATTGGTACTCGTTGCTAAAATGGAGACCCGAGCTGTGCAAGGACGATTGTCCCGAAGACCGCCGCGTCCACTTGGGCATCATTGGCACGCCTGGTTCCATGCGAGCGGTAAAAAGCTTTCTGCGACTGTCACTCATGTTCGCCAATTCGGTCAAACGAATTACGTTGATTTCGGAAATGGCGGATCCCGTCGGTTTGGATTTGACCGAACCGATCGAAGAGTCGCCGATCCCAATCGACATCACCAACGACGTGCAAGAAGTGCTGCCGCATTTGGATGTCGTGTACGTCAATTCGATCGCATTTTTAGGCGACAGTTATCGAAACCTTGACGGCCGCTATAAACTCGACCGAAGCAGCAATTTAAAACCCGGTTCAGTCATCATGCATCCGCTCGCCCGCAACGACGAGTTATCCGAAGACTTGGACGAAACCGAGCACAATCTTTATTTTGCCCAAGCAGCGGGCGCCGTGTTCGTGCGACAAGCCCTGCTAACGGCAGTGCTGGATCGCTTGGATCGAATCAGCGGAATCTAATCTCAGCGCGATTGTCAAATCGCTTCGGCGGAAAGGCGGCACGGCAAGTCGGGCCCGTAGCGCGTCCCTGCGCCGACTGCATTTCCACCAAACCAATACATCCCCCAAAATAAAAACAGCGAACAGGAATTTCTATGTGTGGCATAACCGGGTTTTGGAACCCATCACGAACCAATGAACGCGAGCTACGATTTACCCTCGATCGCATGCTAGACGTGTTGGACCATCGCGGTCCCGACGAACGCGGCAGTAAGTTTTACTTGGATAGCGGGGTAGCACTCGGGCACACTCGGTTGTCGATTGTGGGGTTGAGTCACGGTCATCAACCAATCGAATCAGCCGAAGGCGACTACGCCATCACGGTCAACGGCGAACTGTACGGCTACAAACGCGTGCGAACCCAATTAGCTTGCCAGCAATACGATTGCAGCGGCAAGAGCGACAGCGCGATCGCGTTGCCGCTTTATTTGCGAGACGGATTGTCGTTTGTGGATCAATTGCGAGGCGAATTTGCCATCGTGCTGTACGACGATCGCAAGAAACGGTTGATCCTGATTCGTGACCGATTCGGCATCAAACCGCTGTATTACTCTGTCAACGATAATGGCGTGGTTTGGGGATCGGAGGTCAAGTCGATCCTAAAACACCCCGACGTCACGCCCAAGTTGTGCCCCAAAGCGGCACTGCACCAAATGATGCAAGTGATGGTTCCCGGCAGCACGGCGTTTGAAGGCGTTCATGCGCTGCAGCCCGGACACATGCTGATTGCCGAGATGCGTAACGGTCGCTTGGAAACCAAAACCGAGCGTTGGTGGGATTTTGTCTTTCCCACTTCGCATGACCCCAATCCCGATCCTGCCGAATACGTGCAAGGCGTTCAGGATCGCTTGATCGACGCCGTCGCAACTCGGCTCGAGGCTGACGTGCCGGTCGGTTGCTACCTTTCCGGGGGCATCGACAGCTGTTCGATCCTGGGGTTGGCAACGACGCTCCAGCAGTCGCCCGTCAAAGCGTTCACGATCGCGTTTGACAGTGACGAGTACGACGAATCCAACATCGCCAAATTGATGGCCGATCGCACCGGTGCCGAGCAAGAGCTGCTGCGGTTGACCGAAAAAGAACTCTACGGCCCCGCCTTTGAACGAGCCACGTGGCATGCCGAACGGACTTTCTACAACACGTTGGCCGTCGCGAAATGGCACATGAGCCGCCGCGTGCGGGCGTGTAACTACAAAGCCGTGGTGACTGGCGAAGGATCAGACGAGCTGTTTGGCGGCTATCCATTTTTTAAACGCGATTGGCTTGGACGCGAAGACGAAGGCGGTTTGTTCGCCGGAGCAATTTTGTCCGAAGAGGACATGACGCATCCGGCATGGGAAGATCTGTGCGGGTTCACCCCGTCGTTCATGCAGCCTTGGATGCTTGTGCTCGAACGAGTTCGTCCGCTGCTGTCCCCTGACATGCAAGACCTGTTGCGCGAGTACGATCCGGTCGCAGCCGTCGCAGCCGCAATTGATCCCGATCAAGTTCGCGGGCGACACCGACTGGATATCTCGCAGTACACGTGGAGCAAGACGATGTTGGAGGGGCAGATCTTGACATGGGGTGGCGACCGCATGGACATGGCCAACAGCATGGAAGCACGACCCGCGTTCTTGGATCACCATCTCGCCGAATACGCAACAACGATTCCGCCAGAGGTGCGAATCCGTGATGGGGTTGAGAAATGGGTGCTGCGTGAGGCGATGGTGAACGTGCTGCCGCGAGAATTGTACGAACGCAAAAAGTTCGCCTTCATGGCGCCGCCAGCCCATACCGACCCGGTCAAGCGGAACGCGGTCCAGGAAATGATCGATCATTGGCTGACCGCCGATCGTGTCAGTGAAGTTGGATTTTTTGACCAAGACGCACTGCATCCGTTTATCGAATCGGCCTGGCAAGAAACCGACGGCACCATCGCTCGGCGTAACGACATCGTGATCAACCACACGCTGCAGCTTCACATGTTGCACGGACAATATGTCGAAGACCTCCCGCTGCCCGTGGTCGATTGATGCCGATGACATTTTGCCAATGAAACACTAAAGTGAACCGCAGCCGAAGCACGCTCGAGTGTGCCTCGCGTCCGGTTCACGACTTTGGCAGATGATGACGACAATTCCACATGCGGATCGCCGACGATTCAGCGAACGGCAGATCACGTTCGGGTCCAGCAACCACCTTCTCACCAACATCAATGTTTGGTCCTACGATGGTCGCTGGATTTACTATGACGTTCGCAGTGATGCCGCGGGTTCGTTGTTCGATGGCAACCGGATCGAACGGGTCCATGTTGAATCGGGCCGTGTCGAGGTGGTTTACGAAGCCAAAGATGCGGCTAATGTTGGTGTGGTCACCGCCAGCCCGATTGATGACCGAATCGTGTTCATTCACGGCCCGGAAAACCCTAGCGAGGATTGGATGTATGCTGCATGGCATCGCCGCGGGGTCATCGTCGAACGAAAACACGACTCGGCGGGAACAAATTATCTCGTGGCCACTTTGGACGCACGCGATTTGGTTCCGCCGTACACGCCCGGAGCTCTGCGTGGCGGCACCCATGTGCACGTTTTTAGTGGCGATGGCCGCTGGGTCAGCTTTACCTACGAAGACCACGTGTTGGCGACATCGACCGCAGCCGAAGCGGATGCAAATCAACGCAACGTTGGCGTGTCGGTTCCGATCGGCCAAGTCCGCGTGCCCGCAACGCATCCACGGAATCACGATGGATCGATGTTCAGCGTGTTGGTCACCCAAACGTTCAATGCCCCGCTGCCAGGCAGTGACCAAATCAATCGAGCCTATAGTGACGCGTGGATCGGCAACAACGGCTACGTTCGCCGCGATGGATCGCGCCAAATGCGTGCCTTGGCATTTATCGGCGACGTTGTCTCGGACCGCGGCCACACCGTCCCCGAACTGTTTGTGGTGGACATTCCCGATGACGTCACCGTCGACGGCGACTCGCCGCTCTGTGGCACTCCACTGACACGCCCTGCGCCGCCGCGAGGCACCGTACAGCGACGGTTGACATTTACCACCGAACGAAAATTCCCAGGGCTTGGCCCGGTTCGTCATTGGCCGCGAAGCAGCCCCGATGGCAGCAAGATTGCGTTTTTGATGCGTGACGATGCAGGACGAACGCAGCTGTGGCTCGCTTCACCCACCGAATCGACGATTCGCCAATTGACGCACAACGATTTTTCAATCGAGTCCGCTTTTTCGTTTCGCTGCGACGGCAATGCGATCGCGTGCGTTGCAGGCGGCTGCGTCTGCGAAGTGGACATCGCTACTGGTACCACCACGCCGCTAACGCCGCCTGCAGATGCCACAAACGCGCTGCGGCCTGAAGCCGTCGTTTATTCACCCGATGGAACGCAGGTGGCATATTTGCGGCGTGATGATTCGGTCGACGGAACACCGAATCAGATCTTCGTGGCGAAGACCCAATTGGGATAAGTGCTTGGCGAACCTTGTTGGCGGCTTGTTGGTTTCATCCGAATGCAAATCGCAACAGTGAGCCGTGGGCCGTAAGGCATCGGGTACCGCGTGGGCCCCGGCCGCTGACGCGCGAGCGGCTCAATAAATCAACAAGCCGTCAGCGAGTTCTACAGCATGGGTAGCGTTTTTAGTGCGCCTCGAGCCAGTTGTCGCCGATCCCCATCTCGACCACGATCGGGACACTCATCGGCATCGCGGTCTTCATCGCTTGCTCGATCACCGGCATCACCGCTTCACTCTCTGACTTAGGCATGTCAAAGACGATTTCGTCGTGCACGGTCAAAAGCATCTTGGTTTTGAAACCGCCTTCGCATAGCGTTTCGTGCACCCGAATCATTGCCAATTTCAACATGTCGGCTGCCGTGCCTTGAATGGGGCTGTTCATCGCCAATCGCTCTGCAGCGTTGACAACGGTTTTACTTTTGGAATTGATGTCACGGATGTAGCGCCGCCGCCCGGTACGTGTCGTGACGTAACCGTGTTCTTTGGCAAACGCAATCGTTTTATCGATGTATTCCTGGACGCCTGGATACTTTCCAAAGTAGTTCGCGATCAATTCGTTGGCTTCGCCGCGTGGAATGTTCAGCCGTTGCTGCAGCCCAAACCCCGAAATGCCGTAGATGATGCCAAAGTTGACGGTCTTGGCCTTGTCACGCATCTCACGCGTGACCTCGGACGGATCGACTTTGTAGACCTTACTGGCGGTAACCGTGTGAATGTCTTCACCGCTGATAAAGGCTTCACGCATCGCTTCGTCACCGCTGAGATCGGCCATGATCCGCAGTTCGATCTGCGAGTAGTCGGCGGACAACAGCACGTGATTATCGTCCCGCGGTACGAACGCAGCTCGAATCTCGCGTCCCCGTTGTTTTCGTACCGGGATGGTTTGCAAGTTGGGGTCGTTCGATTGAATCCGGCCGGTCGCAGTCCATGTTTGACTGTAATGCGTATGCAAGCGGCCAGTCTTCGGATTCACCGCCTCAGGAAGCTGATCGACGTAGACTGATTTCAGTTTTCGAGCACC
This genomic window contains:
- a CDS encoding aspartate carbamoyltransferase, whose translation is MTTDVAMNSKGMQLCPGDLLQTSDGKIDREALKALAGQSILNPRQFDRRTVIAIAQLAAVLEMRNVEIDKPLDGKIAITAFFEASTRTRLSFESAVQRLDGKVLSVPDGQVTGVAKGESLADIGEMFNTYGDVVIMRHPETNSMDEIRRNLQRPLINAGNGSGHHPTQALIDWYSLLKWRPELCKDDCPEDRRVHLGIIGTPGSMRAVKSFLRLSLMFANSVKRITLISEMADPVGLDLTEPIEESPIPIDITNDVQEVLPHLDVVYVNSIAFLGDSYRNLDGRYKLDRSSNLKPGSVIMHPLARNDELSEDLDETEHNLYFAQAAGAVFVRQALLTAVLDRLDRISGI
- a CDS encoding sodium:solute symporter family transporter, with product MIVAATPILSSTAGYVMLALFSVLWISLGLWWGRCAKSYDGFAVAGRNVGLALATATAVATWITSNTTMLAPQFALQLGVWGAVAYATASFGLFAFAPMSGRIRKLMPHGYTAVEFVRRRYGTWGTVPFLIISMFYALTWLISMSMAGGKLLNVLSGIPYEVGMTVVLLVCVLYTLFGGMYAVIGTDFIQSLIILVGLVVVAIAVLVKIDIADVHEKLTLDRPMLLWVLFPAALMSLFNNMLFSFGEIFHSNVWWSRAFAMREGVGPKAYALGGLLWLPVPILAGFLGLAAPTLGIGVSQPDTVGPLVAATLLGWGGALLVFVIVFCSLASSIDSLLAATSDLIVNDVVERWSPHPLSDTAKRRYSAISIVLLGVLSWSFAWPNMGTLATVLFFAGPMVGSCIWPIVGGLYFRRPSAAAACSAMVSGSIVGLAAYQWIGWFVGSLVGAAVSGLVFGLVTLFAPDNFQFERLSTLDDDQGVVDAAETRQPVGANS
- a CDS encoding DUF3748 domain-containing protein, translated to MMTTIPHADRRRFSERQITFGSSNHLLTNINVWSYDGRWIYYDVRSDAAGSLFDGNRIERVHVESGRVEVVYEAKDAANVGVVTASPIDDRIVFIHGPENPSEDWMYAAWHRRGVIVERKHDSAGTNYLVATLDARDLVPPYTPGALRGGTHVHVFSGDGRWVSFTYEDHVLATSTAAEADANQRNVGVSVPIGQVRVPATHPRNHDGSMFSVLVTQTFNAPLPGSDQINRAYSDAWIGNNGYVRRDGSRQMRALAFIGDVVSDRGHTVPELFVVDIPDDVTVDGDSPLCGTPLTRPAPPRGTVQRRLTFTTERKFPGLGPVRHWPRSSPDGSKIAFLMRDDAGRTQLWLASPTESTIRQLTHNDFSIESAFSFRCDGNAIACVAGGCVCEVDIATGTTTPLTPPADATNALRPEAVVYSPDGTQVAYLRRDDSVDGTPNQIFVAKTQLG
- the asnB gene encoding asparagine synthase (glutamine-hydrolyzing); amino-acid sequence: MCGITGFWNPSRTNERELRFTLDRMLDVLDHRGPDERGSKFYLDSGVALGHTRLSIVGLSHGHQPIESAEGDYAITVNGELYGYKRVRTQLACQQYDCSGKSDSAIALPLYLRDGLSFVDQLRGEFAIVLYDDRKKRLILIRDRFGIKPLYYSVNDNGVVWGSEVKSILKHPDVTPKLCPKAALHQMMQVMVPGSTAFEGVHALQPGHMLIAEMRNGRLETKTERWWDFVFPTSHDPNPDPAEYVQGVQDRLIDAVATRLEADVPVGCYLSGGIDSCSILGLATTLQQSPVKAFTIAFDSDEYDESNIAKLMADRTGAEQELLRLTEKELYGPAFERATWHAERTFYNTLAVAKWHMSRRVRACNYKAVVTGEGSDELFGGYPFFKRDWLGREDEGGLFAGAILSEEDMTHPAWEDLCGFTPSFMQPWMLVLERVRPLLSPDMQDLLREYDPVAAVAAAIDPDQVRGRHRLDISQYTWSKTMLEGQILTWGGDRMDMANSMEARPAFLDHHLAEYATTIPPEVRIRDGVEKWVLREAMVNVLPRELYERKKFAFMAPPAHTDPVKRNAVQEMIDHWLTADRVSEVGFFDQDALHPFIESAWQETDGTIARRNDIVINHTLQLHMLHGQYVEDLPLPVVD